In a single window of the Mus musculus strain C57BL/6J chromosome 6, GRCm38.p6 C57BL/6J genome:
- the Adck2 gene encoding uncharacterized aarF domain-containing protein kinase 2 isoform X1 has protein sequence MVTPWRLSVRVCLSHLRCFEFRKELGHSRPLGCSRNARLCWFLLGTLPKLISAHGSVGEGAPGSLCQRKTHWSDLAENGLVEKVAQEGPLARVLLCLRLGLRAGVLLAKFFPLLFLYPLTYLAPGLSTLWLHLLFKATETSGPTYIKLGQWASTRRDLFSEAFCTQFSKLHVQVTPHPWARTEYLLQQAFGEDWGSLLFFETREPVGSGCVAQVYKAFASISLLEEDRIWRLGELSAPGTRAVVMQREPFMKDRKPSENLADEAFLEKLLLPKADLGGSEVGVSQAPWHLPKSDHLIPVAVKVLHPGLLSQVSMDLLLMKIGSKALGLLPGVKWLSLPEIVEEFEKLMVQQTDLRYEAQNLEHFQHNFQDMASVKFPTPLRPLITRDILVETYEESVPVSSYQQAGIPTDLKRKIAQLGINMLLKMSLPDICG, from the exons ATGGTGACCCCCTGGCGTTTGTCTGTCAGGGTCTGCTTGTCACACTTAAGATGCTTTGAGTTCAGAAAGGAACTTGGGCATTCCAGACCCCTGGGATGCTCTCGCAATGCCAGACTATGTTGGTTTCTGCTAGGTACTTTGCCCAAATTAATCTCAGCCCATGGCAGTGTTGGAGAGGGGGCGCCTGGCAGCTTGTGCCAGAGAAAGACTCACTGGAGTGACCTGGCGGAAAATGGACTAGTGGAGAAGGTGGCCCAAGAAGGGCCTCTGGCCCGCGTCTTACTGTGTCTCCGCCTAGGGCTCCGCGCTGGTGTGCTCTTGGCGaaattcttccccctcctcttcttgtaCCCTCTCACCTACTTGGCCCCTGGCCTCTCCACCCTCTGGCTCCATCTGCTTTTCAAAGCTACAGAGACCTCAGGCCCAACATATATCAAATTGGGCCAATGGGCCAGCACCCGGCGCGACCTCTTTTCAGAGGCTTTCTGTACCCAGTTCTCCAAGCTGCATGTCCAGGTGACCCCCCACCCTTGGGCAAGGACGGAATACTTACTCCAGCAGGCATTTGGGGAGGATTGGGGCAGCCTCCTCTTTTTCGAGACCCGGGAACCTGTAGGTTCAGGTTGTGTGGCCCAAGTGTACAAAGCGTTCGCTAGtatttccttgttggaggaagacaGGATCTGGAGACTTGGGGAGCTCTCTGCCCCAGGAACCAGGGCCGTGGTGATGCAGAGAGAGCCCTTTATGAAAGACCGGAAGCCTTCAGAAAACCTTGCCGACGAAGCATTTCTAGAAAAACTGCTTCTTCCTAAAGCTGACCTTGGTGGGTCAGAAGTGGGTGTGTCTCAGGCTCCCTGGCATCTGCCTAAGTCAGATCACCTCATCCCAGTGGCAGTGAAA GTATTACACCCAGGCTTGCTCTCTCAGGTGTCCATGGATTTACTGCTGATGAAGATTGGCAGCAAAGCCCTGGGGCTTTTACCTGGAGTCAAATGGCTTAGCTTGCCTGAGATCGTGGAGGAATTCGAGAAGCTCATGGTCCAACAG ACAGACCTGCGCTATGAAGCTCAGAATCTAGAGCACTTTCAGCACAACTTCCAGGACATGGCATCTGTGAAATTTCCCACCCCACTGCGCCCCCTCATCACTAGGGATATTCTGGTGGAAACGTATGAA GAGAGTGTTCCAGTGTCCAGCTACCAGCAGGCAGGAATTCCCACCGATCTGAAGAGGAAGATTGCACAGCTGGGGATCAACATGCTTTTGAAGATG